A region from the Desulfosoma sp. genome encodes:
- a CDS encoding sigma-54 dependent transcriptional regulator, whose protein sequence is MKGKSPAHILIVDDDPAHRLMLTTLLEDWGYRVHEADGGLSAVQRVQEQPLDAVIMDVRMPDMDGIEATRRIHHYNPALPVIVLTAFSSVPSAVEALKAGAYDYLTKPLDFDALRLTLNRALEHMQLRTENEELREQLAKLRLPEIIGKSTAMQRLVELLALVAPSEATVLITGESGTGKGLVARAIHANSPRSHGPLVEVNCAAIPENLMESELFGHDKGAFTGADKPRRGRFAQADGGSIFLDEVGELSLPMQAKLLRVLQDGHIQRVGSDQTIAVDVRILAATNRDLQRMTQEGTFREDLYYRLNVVAVEVPPLRERKEDIPLLVEHFIKTFASKNKRAVRGITPRAMDLLVRYDWPGNVRELENVMERAVILLRGEYLTEAELPLHLQRTAASVPLTPQRQGDHEDEDPAPSMTLAEMERRLIEQVLEETGGNKSEAARRLGITRRTLKLKLKKYAEEFSST, encoded by the coding sequence ATGAAAGGCAAAAGTCCCGCCCATATTCTCATCGTGGATGACGATCCGGCCCATCGGCTGATGCTCACCACACTTCTTGAGGATTGGGGATATCGAGTGCATGAGGCGGATGGAGGACTTTCCGCCGTTCAAAGAGTGCAGGAGCAGCCTCTGGATGCCGTGATCATGGATGTGCGCATGCCCGACATGGACGGTATCGAGGCCACACGACGTATCCATCACTATAACCCGGCTTTGCCGGTGATCGTGCTCACCGCTTTTTCGTCGGTCCCCTCGGCTGTGGAAGCCCTCAAGGCAGGCGCCTACGATTATCTCACCAAGCCCCTGGATTTTGACGCTCTGCGCCTTACCCTGAATCGAGCTTTAGAACACATGCAGTTACGCACTGAAAACGAGGAGCTACGAGAGCAACTGGCCAAATTGCGTCTGCCGGAAATCATCGGAAAAAGCACCGCCATGCAACGTCTTGTGGAACTGCTGGCTTTGGTGGCCCCTAGTGAAGCCACCGTGCTTATCACCGGGGAAAGCGGCACAGGAAAAGGTCTGGTGGCTCGAGCCATCCACGCCAACAGCCCGCGGAGTCACGGGCCTTTGGTGGAAGTCAACTGCGCCGCCATTCCTGAAAACCTTATGGAGTCTGAACTCTTCGGCCATGACAAAGGAGCCTTTACCGGAGCGGACAAGCCCCGTCGAGGGCGGTTTGCGCAAGCCGATGGAGGCTCCATTTTTCTTGACGAGGTAGGGGAATTGTCCCTGCCCATGCAGGCCAAGCTTCTTAGGGTCCTTCAGGATGGCCATATTCAAAGGGTGGGAAGTGACCAAACCATTGCCGTGGATGTGCGCATTCTGGCAGCCACCAACAGGGACTTACAACGCATGACCCAAGAAGGCACCTTTCGCGAGGATCTCTATTACCGACTCAACGTGGTCGCGGTGGAAGTCCCACCGCTTCGTGAGCGCAAGGAAGATATCCCCCTTCTCGTGGAACATTTCATCAAAACCTTTGCCTCCAAAAACAAAAGAGCGGTACGAGGAATAACACCTCGCGCCATGGACCTTCTCGTTAGATACGATTGGCCGGGAAATGTGCGTGAACTGGAAAACGTTATGGAACGAGCCGTCATTTTGCTGCGAGGCGAGTATCTCACTGAGGCGGAACTTCCCCTGCACCTTCAAAGAACAGCAGCCTCCGTCCCTTTGACGCCCCAACGACAAGGAGACCATGAAGACGAAGACCCAGCTCCATCCATGACGCTGGCGGAAATGGAAAGGCGTCTGATTGAACAGGTTCTAGAAGAAACGGGCGGGAACAAGAGCGAAGCGGCTCGGCGGCTCGGAATCACGCGTCGCACCTTAAAACTCAAGTTGAAAAAGTACGCCGAGGAATTCTCCTCCACTTAG
- a CDS encoding ATP-binding protein, protein MAKRPSLFPLKPGPAVDGPWFSPWLILGAVGLLAVILSVVAFRNADRERRFMEAALSAQAHTLMESLEAGTRTGMMGRMGWGRHHVQMLMEQMAQEPSVLYLRLVDQSGRVMASSHAEETGQEIPPTHQAALSGHAYTDFQGKKVFEVVRAYQPWARCATSPRGPCTGEGARQGHGKARGQMGQGQDPFAQAGPLRLVVGLDATPLKEAVRQDIFHHVVLLASLFALGATGLVALFWAHGYRLARRSLRTMEVMTQAIFSRMPVGLVATDSHGIIRQINPAAASLLGPLVKPGGSLKDFPGLENLRSRLERGEDPVEDNILCETGRKSRKALLVHATAIQESEKSPAGFVFLLSDMTTVRNLEEKLRRHERLAALGKLASGVAHEIRNPLSSIKGFAAILARKASNDASAQEVARTMTHEVDRLNRVISELLEFARPAELDLNPVCLQDIIEHTLKLVERDAAHAGVELAVDLSPPDLMVVVDADRFSQVLLNLYLNAVQAMDRGGKLTVRAFMDQEFLRVEVEDTGPGIPAEVVGHIFDPYFTTKPTGVGLGLAIVHKIIDAHGGEIVVDPSTEQGTRFVIRLPQKVSKPSLAASPKIMKEGENQPVG, encoded by the coding sequence ATGGCGAAACGTCCTTCACTCTTTCCTCTGAAACCTGGCCCTGCCGTGGATGGTCCGTGGTTTTCGCCGTGGCTGATTCTTGGGGCGGTAGGTCTTTTAGCCGTTATCCTCAGCGTGGTGGCTTTTAGAAATGCGGATCGGGAACGGCGCTTCATGGAAGCTGCCCTTTCCGCTCAAGCTCATACGCTCATGGAATCCCTTGAAGCCGGAACTCGAACCGGCATGATGGGCCGCATGGGATGGGGACGGCACCACGTGCAGATGCTCATGGAACAAATGGCACAAGAACCATCCGTCCTTTACCTTCGCCTTGTGGATCAATCAGGACGCGTCATGGCTTCGAGCCATGCTGAAGAAACAGGGCAGGAAATTCCTCCGACACATCAAGCGGCGCTTTCCGGGCATGCCTATACCGATTTTCAAGGGAAAAAGGTCTTTGAAGTGGTTCGCGCTTATCAACCCTGGGCGCGCTGTGCCACGAGTCCGCGAGGACCCTGTACAGGAGAAGGAGCAAGACAAGGTCATGGAAAGGCTCGAGGTCAGATGGGTCAAGGACAGGATCCCTTCGCTCAAGCCGGACCCTTGCGGCTCGTGGTAGGCTTGGATGCCACGCCTTTGAAAGAAGCCGTCCGCCAGGACATCTTTCATCACGTGGTTCTTCTAGCCTCCCTGTTTGCTCTGGGCGCCACCGGCTTGGTCGCCCTCTTTTGGGCTCACGGCTATCGGCTGGCTCGTCGATCCCTAAGAACCATGGAAGTCATGACCCAGGCCATCTTTTCTCGCATGCCCGTGGGTCTTGTCGCCACGGATTCGCACGGTATCATCCGCCAAATCAATCCGGCCGCCGCATCCCTGCTGGGTCCTCTTGTGAAGCCAGGCGGCAGCTTAAAGGATTTTCCAGGATTGGAAAACCTGAGGAGCCGCCTGGAACGGGGGGAAGACCCCGTTGAAGACAATATCCTTTGCGAAACGGGGCGAAAGTCGCGAAAAGCTCTGCTTGTCCACGCCACGGCGATCCAGGAAAGCGAAAAAAGTCCTGCGGGCTTTGTCTTCTTGCTTTCAGACATGACCACCGTACGAAACCTGGAAGAAAAACTTCGCCGGCATGAACGTTTGGCAGCCTTAGGGAAACTTGCCTCGGGAGTAGCCCACGAAATTCGTAACCCCTTGAGCTCCATTAAAGGGTTTGCGGCGATTCTTGCTCGCAAGGCGTCCAATGATGCCTCAGCCCAGGAAGTGGCGCGAACCATGACCCATGAAGTGGACCGGCTGAATCGAGTCATTTCGGAACTGCTGGAATTTGCCCGCCCTGCTGAATTGGACCTTAATCCTGTCTGTCTTCAAGACATCATTGAACACACTCTAAAGCTCGTGGAAAGAGATGCCGCTCATGCAGGGGTGGAACTGGCTGTGGATCTATCCCCACCCGATTTGATGGTCGTTGTGGACGCCGACCGCTTTTCTCAAGTTTTGCTAAACCTCTACCTCAATGCCGTCCAAGCCATGGATCGAGGCGGAAAACTCACCGTCCGCGCCTTCATGGATCAGGAGTTTCTTCGAGTGGAGGTGGAGGATACGGGACCGGGAATTCCTGCGGAGGTCGTAGGGCATATCTTTGATCCCTATTTCACCACGAAACCTACAGGTGTGGGATTGGGTTTGGCCATCGTTCATAAGATCATAGACGCCCACGGCGGCGAAATTGTGGTGGACCCTTCCACGGAACAAGGAACCCGATTTGTGATTCGCCTTCCTCAGAAGGTTTCGAAACCTTCCCTTGCGGCAAGCCCAAAAATTATGAAGGAAGGGGAAAACCAACCGGTTGGTTGA
- a CDS encoding Rrf2 family transcriptional regulator → MVSLSTRSRYGIRLLMSLARHSGPNPMQISDVAKEQNISVKYLEQIALILKKAGIIETVRGRKGGHRLAKYPEEITLDWIVGLLEGGFDLAPCVSKPHRCPRSVQCAPRLAWQELSQTLFEKLRQWTLGDLLRLEESLLEREDAPEKEEREVFYCPSSFHGSF, encoded by the coding sequence ATGGTCAGCCTTTCGACGCGCAGCCGGTATGGAATCCGCCTTCTCATGTCTCTGGCGCGCCATTCGGGGCCAAATCCAATGCAGATTTCGGATGTCGCCAAAGAACAGAACATTTCCGTCAAGTATTTGGAACAAATCGCTTTGATTCTTAAAAAGGCCGGAATTATTGAAACCGTGCGTGGACGCAAAGGGGGCCATAGGTTAGCCAAGTATCCCGAGGAGATCACTCTTGACTGGATCGTAGGGCTTCTTGAAGGGGGATTTGACCTTGCACCTTGTGTGTCCAAACCTCATAGGTGTCCGCGTTCTGTCCAATGCGCTCCTCGCTTGGCCTGGCAGGAATTATCCCAGACTCTTTTTGAAAAACTTCGACAATGGACCTTAGGGGATCTTCTTCGGTTGGAAGAAAGCTTGTTGGAGCGCGAAGACGCACCGGAAAAGGAGGAAAGGGAGGTCTTTTATTGTCCGTCTTCCTTTCACGGCTCCTTCTGA